One stretch of Syntrophorhabdaceae bacterium DNA includes these proteins:
- a CDS encoding Xaa-Pro peptidase family protein, whose translation MRAKRREQVIQLMNHMGIDGCIIKGLENIFYLSGFKGSEATLVMTRGDVFLLTDFRYITYANEVVDGAQVCEIKKDMSILGDICKTYEIKRLGFDSLHITYNMYERIKSTLPDVNFIPLKNEIEDIRRCKDPDELRIMLEAIDIATRAFIEIFDNIRPGKTEKEIARELDYAMVGLGADKPSFDTIVASGERAALPHAMPTDKKINKGEAVIIDFGAQKDGYCSDETCTVIIGEVNGKIHEIYKIVNDARMLGLEKARPGMAIKELDLIVRGYIDNAGYGMYFGHGTGHGIGIAVHETPAINTNSEGILEENMVITIEPGIYIPHLGGVRLEDMVFVCASEVKTLTRLRKDMIIIH comes from the coding sequence ATGAGGGCAAAGAGAAGGGAACAGGTAATCCAATTAATGAACCATATGGGTATAGATGGGTGTATAATAAAAGGCCTTGAAAATATTTTTTATCTATCTGGGTTCAAGGGATCTGAGGCGACCCTTGTAATGACAAGGGGCGATGTATTTCTCCTTACTGATTTTAGATACATAACATATGCAAATGAGGTCGTTGACGGTGCACAGGTCTGTGAGATAAAAAAAGATATGAGTATATTGGGTGATATTTGTAAAACATATGAGATAAAAAGATTGGGTTTTGACAGTCTTCATATCACATATAATATGTATGAGAGGATAAAGTCTACCTTGCCTGATGTTAATTTTATACCGTTAAAAAATGAAATAGAGGATATAAGGAGGTGCAAGGACCCTGATGAGTTAAGAATAATGCTCGAGGCTATTGATATTGCCACAAGGGCATTTATAGAGATTTTTGATAATATTAGACCAGGTAAAACCGAAAAAGAGATTGCCAGGGAACTTGATTATGCAATGGTGGGATTAGGGGCTGATAAACCATCTTTTGACACTATTGTGGCATCAGGAGAAAGGGCTGCATTACCCCATGCAATGCCCACTGATAAAAAGATTAATAAAGGTGAGGCAGTAATAATTGATTTTGGTGCCCAAAAAGATGGCTATTGCAGCGATGAGACCTGTACTGTTATAATAGGCGAGGTAAATGGGAAGATCCATGAGATATATAAGATTGTCAATGATGCAAGGATGCTTGGATTGGAGAAGGCAAGGCCTGGTATGGCAATTAAAGAACTTGATTTGATCGTTAGAGGTTATATCGATAATGCTGGATATGGGATGTATTTTGGACATGGCACAGGGCATGGGATAGGGATTGCGGTCCATGAAACACCTGCAATAAATACTAACTCTGAGGGCATTTTGGAAGAAAATATGGTAATAACCATAGAGCCTGGCATCTACATTCCTCACCTTGGAGGGGTAAGGTTAGAGGATATGGTTTTTGTATGCGCTTCAGAGGTCAAGACCCTCACACGTTTAAGAAAGGATATGATCATAATTCATTGA
- a CDS encoding tetratricopeptide repeat protein, with the protein MDDKRIITATLADIYLEQGHLEKALEIYEKLVRKEPDNEFYKKRCNVLKKELKEKYNTHSIRKILMKKIW; encoded by the coding sequence ATGGATGATAAAAGGATTATAACAGCGACTTTGGCAGATATATATCTTGAGCAAGGGCATTTAGAAAAGGCGCTTGAAATTTATGAAAAGCTGGTAAGGAAAGAACCTGATAATGAGTTTTATAAAAAGAGATGTAATGTCCTTAAGAAAGAACTAAAAGAAAAATATAACACCCATAGTATCAGAAAGATCTTAATGAAAAAGATATGGTGA
- the yqeC gene encoding selenium cofactor biosynthesis protein YqeC has translation MWFYESIKPIELLEGHKFISFIGGGGKTSFIKYLAKEFSKKGEKVVITTTTKMWAEEPFLLLRGEEGLPVDLMSPFMVGKDVINGKITAISEKEIEYLRLFFDKVLIEADGAKTKPIKFPASYEPAIPHITEKVIVLCGLDSLFKRIDETVFRWGLLCRKTGIPGHELINPELFFRFFSNDILLKGTEKKDLCIFLNKYDLCESRDIVFDMAKNLIRRLKINGIYISSIKFGMFYRVNHYADIFKF, from the coding sequence ATGTGGTTTTATGAGAGCATAAAACCCATTGAGCTTTTGGAGGGTCATAAATTTATCTCTTTTATAGGTGGAGGCGGTAAGACCTCCTTTATTAAATACCTGGCTAAAGAATTTTCAAAAAAAGGTGAAAAGGTAGTTATAACAACAACTACAAAGATGTGGGCAGAAGAGCCTTTTTTGCTCTTAAGGGGAGAAGAGGGTCTACCAGTGGATTTAATGAGTCCCTTCATGGTAGGCAAAGATGTAATAAACGGAAAGATCACCGCCATAAGCGAAAAAGAGATAGAATATCTTAGGCTATTTTTTGATAAGGTGCTCATTGAGGCAGATGGGGCAAAAACAAAACCGATAAAATTTCCTGCGAGTTATGAGCCTGCAATCCCCCATATTACAGAAAAGGTTATTGTATTATGCGGGCTTGACTCCCTCTTCAAAAGAATAGATGAGACTGTATTTAGATGGGGCTTATTATGTCGTAAGACCGGTATCCCCGGTCATGAATTAATAAATCCAGAGCTCTTTTTTAGATTTTTTTCAAATGATATACTTCTCAAAGGGACAGAAAAGAAAGATTTATGTATTTTTCTTAATAAATACGATTTATGTGAAAGCAGGGATATTGTTTTTGATATGGCAAAAAATCTTATAAGAAGATTAAAGATAAACGGGATCTATATATCGAGCATAAAATTTGGTATGTTTTATAGGGTCAATCATTACGCAGACATCTTTAAATTTTAG
- the folE2 gene encoding GTP cyclohydrolase FolE2 — protein sequence MKDIQNMSDSRKIEIDKVGVKNITYPIVVLDKENGYQHTIATIDMYVSLSHTNKATHMSRFVEILHNNQSMINMKNFPGILREMKEKLNAESAHLEIRFPYFMKKEAPITKKPSYMEYNCGVYGSMDGPGEMREFKVYVSVPINTLCPCSKEISNYGAHNQRGIVRVCVKFKKFFWIEDLINIVEGCASSDVYSLLKREDEKYVTEKAYENPKFVEDVVREIADILSKDDNIIWFSIEAENLESIHNHSAYAYLERENKNEGGV from the coding sequence ATGAAAGACATTCAGAATATGTCTGATTCAAGGAAGATCGAGATAGATAAGGTGGGTGTAAAAAATATTACATACCCTATAGTTGTCCTTGATAAAGAAAATGGTTATCAACACACTATAGCAACCATAGATATGTATGTGAGTTTAAGCCATACAAATAAGGCAACCCATATGAGTAGATTTGTGGAGATCCTTCATAATAATCAGAGTATGATAAATATGAAGAATTTTCCTGGCATTTTGAGGGAGATGAAGGAAAAGTTAAATGCCGAATCTGCCCATCTTGAGATAAGATTCCCCTATTTTATGAAAAAAGAAGCACCCATTACAAAAAAACCAAGCTACATGGAATATAATTGCGGTGTCTATGGTTCTATGGATGGTCCTGGCGAGATGAGAGAGTTTAAGGTATATGTCAGTGTCCCAATAAATACCTTATGCCCGTGTTCAAAAGAAATAAGCAACTACGGTGCTCATAATCAGAGAGGTATTGTAAGGGTTTGTGTGAAATTTAAAAAATTTTTCTGGATAGAGGACCTTATAAATATTGTTGAGGGATGTGCAAGCAGTGATGTGTATTCTCTTCTTAAGAGAGAAGATGAGAAATATGTAACTGAAAAGGCATATGAAAATCCAAAATTTGTAGAGGATGTAGTAAGAGAAATAGCAGATATACTCTCAAAGGATGATAACATAATATGGTTTTCTATAGAGGCCGAGAATCTGGAAAGTATACATAACCACAGTGCATATGCTTATCTTGAAAGAGAAAATAAAAATGAAGGAGGGGTTTGA
- a CDS encoding 6-carboxytetrahydropterin synthase — protein MFTLYIRDNFSAAHRIEDYHGKCESLHGHNFKVEALFEGSMPGMGGMVADFKILKGLLKDVLSTLDHRFLNEIAFFQERAASSEYLALYIYNELKNLLKIEGVSLKEVRVWESETAYAAYGE, from the coding sequence ATGTTTACACTATATATCAGGGATAATTTTTCAGCTGCCCACAGAATAGAAGACTATCATGGAAAATGTGAATCACTACATGGCCATAATTTCAAGGTAGAGGCGCTATTTGAGGGATCAATGCCTGGTATGGGAGGCATGGTGGCAGACTTCAAGATTTTAAAAGGCCTTCTTAAAGATGTTCTCTCCACATTAGACCACAGGTTTTTAAATGAAATTGCTTTTTTTCAGGAAAGGGCAGCCTCCTCTGAATATTTAGCCCTATATATCTATAATGAATTAAAAAACCTTTTAAAAATAGAGGGGGTCTCTCTGAAAGAGGTAAGGGTCTGGGAGTCTGAGACTGCGTATGCAGCATATGGGGAATGA
- the rplC gene encoding 50S ribosomal protein L3, protein MGIGLLGKKLGMTQIFDKYGNVVPITVIQAGPCVVIQKKTLGTDGYNAIQCGFEEVRKTKNVNKPLTGHFKKANITPMKFIKEFKVEDAEIESNEIGSQISVDLFQPGEYVDITGTSKGKGYAGVVKRHGFKGSPASRGTHEFFRHGGSIGQNMTPGRTLKGKKMAGHMGHERVTVQNLKVIEVRGDTNILMVEGAVPGPTNGYVIIKKAVKKSS, encoded by the coding sequence ATGGGAATTGGATTACTTGGAAAAAAACTCGGAATGACACAGATATTTGATAAATATGGGAATGTTGTGCCTATTACAGTCATACAGGCAGGGCCTTGTGTTGTAATTCAGAAAAAGACTTTGGGAACAGACGGCTATAATGCAATCCAGTGTGGTTTTGAAGAGGTCAGAAAGACAAAGAATGTTAATAAACCACTAACAGGTCATTTTAAAAAAGCGAATATTACCCCTATGAAGTTCATAAAAGAGTTTAAGGTAGAGGATGCTGAGATAGAATCAAATGAGATAGGGTCTCAGATCTCGGTAGACCTTTTTCAGCCAGGGGAATATGTTGATATCACAGGGACATCAAAGGGCAAAGGTTATGCAGGTGTTGTAAAACGTCATGGTTTTAAGGGATCTCCTGCCTCTCGGGGAACACATGAATTTTTCAGGCATGGCGGCTCTATAGGTCAGAATATGACCCCTGGAAGGACATTAAAGGGCAAAAAGATGGCAGGCCATATGGGGCATGAAAGGGTAACCGTGCAGAACCTTAAGGTCATTGAGGTAAGGGGTGATACAAATATACTCATGGTAGAAGGTGCTGTCCCCGGACCAACCAATGGCTATGTGATCATAAAAAAAGCAGTTAAGAAATCTTCTTAA
- a CDS encoding response regulator: MEDNRGTLTEVLHFQWDKYESLINYHSAFTRILGIIDEMKDPVSEIPKIMVEETGFDTCYYLHFKDDGLTEGFFSLYREKPDIELDTIKSLNGNSLFSSVHKNINGYNILYIYPQTYNHEIKGFIVLGKRITDEGDKISLKDVDLICNFFNKLHRTFLSRLSQVEKDRKVAAPEFFLSSNFPYPLIYTDSRGKIIYMNEKARQIIPEDRYSMIGVDIEDLLTGLDTGRSGKEQITSKEIQFKKGDRQYIYEIDTFPILNSTGDIIYRGILLKDITELKLLHEESLFREKLETLGLLAAGIAHDFNNMLTGILGYASMLKGSLKNNLNNERLLKYIEVIERSAGRAASLTKQLLNFARKQERPASYFDLHVVIEDSLLLFCESLKGIAIEKELSASHIMIEGDESEFQHIFLNLFINAREAMDGKGMLMVKTKNLFLDEKDYILITVEDNGKGIDESIKANIFKPHFSTKETRSNLGLGLYRVEKTVKKYGGFIEVESEKGKGTRFSIYIPCNSNFQNKTVIIENLEEKEKEGDKRKKILVVDDEEFIGEMFALVSERIGVDVVYCNNGKDALNQISKNKFDCIVLDIIMPGMKGDELLSRIRNMGIDINVIVSSGYMSEDQRDKVKELGVEYFLDKPFTDKKILDSLEAALFN; encoded by the coding sequence ATGGAAGATAATAGGGGGACTTTAACAGAGGTATTGCATTTTCAGTGGGATAAATATGAAAGTCTTATAAATTACCATTCTGCCTTTACGAGAATTCTGGGTATTATAGACGAGATGAAAGACCCGGTATCTGAGATACCAAAGATCATGGTTGAAGAAACAGGATTCGATACATGTTATTATTTACACTTCAAAGATGATGGATTAACAGAAGGTTTTTTTAGTCTTTATAGAGAAAAACCAGATATAGAACTTGACACAATAAAGAGTCTTAATGGCAATTCTCTGTTTTCATCTGTCCATAAAAATATTAATGGTTATAATATTTTATATATATATCCCCAGACATATAATCATGAAATAAAGGGTTTTATTGTTCTGGGAAAAAGGATAACTGATGAAGGCGATAAGATCTCGTTAAAAGATGTTGACCTTATCTGTAATTTTTTTAATAAACTCCATAGGACCTTTTTATCCAGGCTTTCACAAGTGGAAAAAGATAGGAAAGTTGCAGCGCCTGAATTTTTTTTGAGTAGTAATTTTCCATATCCATTAATATACACTGATAGTAGGGGTAAGATCATCTATATGAATGAAAAAGCAAGGCAGATAATACCAGAGGATAGATATTCAATGATCGGCGTAGATATAGAGGATCTATTAACAGGATTAGATACAGGAAGATCGGGTAAAGAGCAGATTACAAGTAAGGAGATACAATTTAAAAAAGGAGATAGACAATATATATATGAGATTGATACCTTCCCTATATTAAATTCTACCGGTGATATTATCTATAGAGGTATTTTACTGAAGGATATAACAGAGCTAAAGCTGTTGCATGAAGAATCTCTATTTAGAGAAAAATTAGAGACACTGGGGTTGCTTGCTGCAGGAATTGCCCATGATTTTAATAATATGCTCACAGGAATATTGGGTTATGCGTCCATGTTGAAGGGATCCCTTAAAAATAATCTGAACAATGAAAGGCTTTTAAAATATATTGAGGTAATTGAGCGTTCAGCAGGAAGGGCTGCAAGCCTGACAAAACAGCTTCTCAATTTTGCGAGGAAACAGGAAAGACCAGCAAGTTATTTTGACCTTCATGTGGTAATAGAGGATAGCCTTCTGCTCTTTTGTGAAAGCCTGAAGGGTATTGCAATCGAGAAAGAGCTTTCTGCATCACATATCATGATTGAAGGGGATGAGTCAGAGTTTCAACATATATTTTTGAATCTTTTTATAAACGCAAGAGAGGCAATGGATGGAAAAGGGATGCTCATGGTCAAAACAAAGAATCTCTTTTTAGATGAAAAAGATTATATCTTAATAACTGTTGAGGATAATGGAAAGGGTATAGATGAATCTATAAAGGCAAACATTTTTAAGCCTCATTTTTCCACAAAAGAAACAAGATCAAATCTCGGTTTAGGACTTTATCGCGTTGAAAAAACAGTAAAAAAATATGGCGGGTTCATTGAGGTAGAGAGTGAAAAAGGTAAAGGAACAAGATTTTCTATTTATATACCCTGTAACAGTAATTTTCAAAATAAAACCGTTATTATTGAAAATTTAGAAGAAAAGGAAAAAGAAGGAGATAAGAGAAAAAAGATACTCGTTGTTGATGACGAGGAGTTTATAGGAGAGATGTTTGCCTTGGTATCAGAGAGGATAGGGGTAGATGTGGTTTATTGTAACAATGGAAAAGACGCCTTAAATCAGATTAGCAAGAATAAATTTGACTGTATTGTCCTTGATATTATTATGCCAGGCATGAAAGGGGATGAATTGCTTTCCCGTATCCGCAATATGGGCATAGATATAAATGTAATAGTCTCCAGTGGATACATGAGTGAGGATCAAAGGGATAAGGTAAAGGAATTGGGTGTCGAATATTTTCTGGACAAGCCCTTTACTGACAAAAAGATACTTGATAGCCTGGAAGCAGCTCTCTTTAATTAG
- a CDS encoding HDOD domain-containing protein has protein sequence MSSQFIRDELINIAVNLKVAPSESNLLGRALNLLEKPDASVIDIADILKNDIGITSKLISIANSAFYRIGMPVHSIERAVIMMGQRELKSIIFSLYYLGKITNFLKLKKENLSYLLKHSIFVAHGARVLSKRLLVEDPEDVFTIALLHDIGKIVFFMIFDRYNDLINESLKNNTPLPVLERERLGIDHQEIGSIIALKWKLPPVFLSIIENHHNDRDGNNNGFENILRLICCADTFFYYKDRNDYPEAFILKKESESIDEEIEKIIYIINS, from the coding sequence ATGTCATCACAATTTATAAGGGATGAACTAATAAACATTGCAGTTAATCTGAAGGTAGCCCCATCAGAGTCTAATTTATTGGGAAGAGCATTGAATTTATTGGAAAAACCTGACGCTTCAGTGATTGACATTGCAGATATATTAAAGAATGACATTGGCATTACCTCTAAACTTATAAGTATTGCAAACTCAGCATTTTATAGAATAGGCATGCCTGTCCACAGCATCGAGAGGGCTGTCATAATGATGGGCCAGAGAGAATTAAAAAGCATAATATTTTCCTTATATTATTTAGGTAAGATTACCAATTTTTTAAAACTAAAGAAAGAAAACCTTTCTTATCTTTTAAAACATTCTATATTTGTTGCCCATGGGGCAAGGGTATTATCAAAAAGGCTCCTTGTTGAAGACCCGGAAGATGTCTTTACCATAGCCTTGCTTCATGATATTGGCAAGATAGTCTTTTTTATGATTTTTGATAGATACAATGATTTAATCAATGAATCATTGAAAAATAATACCCCATTACCTGTTTTGGAAAGAGAGAGATTAGGTATAGATCACCAGGAGATAGGCAGTATCATAGCCTTGAAATGGAAACTCCCTCCTGTTTTTTTATCTATTATAGAGAATCATCATAATGATAGAGATGGCAATAATAATGGGTTTGAGAATATCTTAAGGCTCATATGCTGCGCAGACACATTTTTTTATTACAAAGATAGAAATGATTACCCTGAGGCCTTTATATTAAAGAAGGAATCAGAGAGCATTGATGAAGAGATAGAGAAGATAATCTATATAATAAATAGTTAA
- a CDS encoding cation diffusion facilitator family transporter, whose product MDIKYKASFFAVVMAVVLAICKFIIGSMSGSMAVISSGLDSLLDVFMSGMNLYAIKRASMPADDSHQYGHGKIEDFAAVIESLVIIGVGAIIIYNAVIGFIQEIRVQYTLFDIPVMILSLVVSLVVSFVLKRTSYKTDSLALKADAVHYTSDIYSNLGAILAIILTYYTGYSYFDFAFAIIIGFIIIVSALRVFKDGISGLMDKSITDKKLKEIRDIIETMPFPYAGFHKLRTRTAGSKKYIDFHLLLCRKSNIKDAHEISETLEDEIKRRSPSIDITIHLEPCDKDCNMTEDTCAVKNTCKDT is encoded by the coding sequence ATGGATATAAAATATAAAGCATCATTTTTTGCAGTTGTGATGGCTGTTGTCCTTGCCATTTGTAAATTCATAATAGGCTCTATGTCAGGGTCTATGGCTGTTATCTCTTCAGGACTTGATAGTCTTCTCGATGTATTCATGTCAGGAATGAATCTTTATGCAATAAAAAGGGCATCCATGCCGGCAGATGATTCCCATCAATACGGTCATGGCAAGATAGAAGACTTCGCTGCTGTCATAGAGTCTCTCGTAATAATTGGGGTAGGGGCAATCATTATCTATAATGCTGTAATAGGGTTTATCCAGGAGATTAGAGTCCAGTATACATTGTTTGATATCCCTGTTATGATATTATCGCTGGTTGTCAGTTTAGTAGTATCTTTTGTCTTAAAACGAACAAGCTATAAGACAGATTCATTAGCCCTAAAGGCAGATGCTGTTCATTACACAAGTGATATATATTCAAATCTGGGCGCGATATTAGCAATAATTTTAACCTACTATACAGGATATAGCTATTTTGACTTCGCCTTTGCCATCATCATAGGGTTTATAATCATCGTATCCGCCCTAAGGGTTTTTAAGGATGGTATCTCTGGACTCATGGATAAAAGCATCACTGATAAGAAATTGAAAGAGATAAGGGATATTATAGAGACTATGCCATTTCCTTATGCAGGCTTTCATAAATTAAGAACCAGAACTGCAGGGAGTAAAAAATATATCGATTTTCATTTGCTTCTATGCAGAAAGAGTAATATTAAAGATGCCCATGAAATATCAGAGACACTTGAAGATGAAATAAAGAGACGATCACCTTCAATAGACATAACAATTCATCTTGAGCCCTGTGATAAAGATTGTAATATGACTGAGGATACATGTGCTGTTAAAAACACATGTAAAGATACTTAA
- the selD gene encoding selenide, water dikinase SelD, whose amino-acid sequence MDIELTKHVKGAGUASKIGPADLSNILCGIEIPSDNNVIVGIEGFEDAGVYKITDDVAIVQTVDFFTPIVNDPYSFGLIAAANSLSDIYAMGAIPKTALNIVCFSVKRYGSSVLKEIIRGGIDKIREAGVSLLGGHSVEDEEIKYGLCVTGIVHPDRILRNEGACKNDYLILTKPLGTGILNTGVKADMLTEKSIEHLIKVMATLNRDAARIMLSVRVHAATDVTGFGLVGHLKEMIKEEIGVELYAKNIPYFEEAPGLASMGILPGGLYRNRDFYSTHVMGEHTGFIYDVIFDPQTSGGLLFSVHPDDLSLFENNARSFPIDYWVIGRFIEEPKGKIIIRK is encoded by the coding sequence ATGGATATTGAATTGACAAAACATGTAAAAGGCGCTGGTTGAGCATCAAAGATAGGTCCGGCGGACCTTTCAAATATCTTATGCGGCATAGAAATCCCTTCTGACAACAATGTTATAGTTGGAATAGAGGGTTTTGAGGATGCCGGTGTATATAAGATTACAGATGATGTGGCAATTGTCCAGACAGTGGACTTTTTTACCCCTATCGTAAATGACCCATATTCTTTTGGTCTTATTGCTGCTGCAAACTCCCTGAGTGATATATATGCCATGGGTGCTATACCAAAGACAGCCTTGAATATAGTTTGTTTTTCTGTAAAAAGATATGGGAGTTCGGTTCTTAAAGAGATAATCAGAGGGGGTATAGATAAGATAAGGGAGGCTGGCGTAAGCCTTCTTGGTGGTCATAGTGTAGAGGATGAGGAGATTAAATATGGTCTCTGTGTTACAGGGATTGTTCATCCCGACAGGATTTTGAGAAATGAAGGCGCCTGTAAAAATGATTATCTCATCCTCACAAAACCTCTCGGTACAGGCATTTTAAATACAGGTGTAAAGGCAGATATGCTTACGGAAAAGTCCATAGAGCATCTCATTAAGGTCATGGCAACCCTGAACAGAGACGCTGCAAGAATTATGTTATCTGTAAGGGTTCACGCAGCTACAGACGTGACGGGTTTTGGACTTGTGGGTCATCTTAAAGAGATGATAAAGGAGGAGATAGGTGTTGAACTTTATGCTAAAAATATCCCATATTTTGAAGAGGCACCTGGTTTGGCAAGTATGGGCATACTGCCAGGCGGTCTTTACAGGAACAGGGATTTCTACAGCACACATGTCATGGGTGAGCACACCGGTTTTATCTACGATGTAATATTTGACCCTCAGACATCAGGGGGCCTTTTGTTTTCAGTCCATCCAGATGATTTATCATTATTTGAGAATAATGCCCGCTCATTTCCCATAGATTATTGGGTAATAGGTAGATTCATAGAAGAACCAAAAGGGAAGATCATCATTAGAAAATAG
- a CDS encoding AI-2E family transporter: MFVVTVFGYLAYLILKPFSSPISWGIVFSLVFYPLYAYLLKYIKNSTIASIATLLIIIVIIIGPFMYLGYLITQELNTLIEYLKSQELNSLDKIMDYPILSKLSKKILSTFNITQAELKKTIISNLTEWGKNMLGGITHGLGNILSFIMDVLFIFLTVFFLFMDGPKFLAKIQDYMPFSKGQKEKLIKQVKDVIISTIYGGVTIAFLQGLIGGMAFSLLGIPSAVLWGMSMFFASFIPILGTFIIWGPGVVYLLFKGFYLKGFILILVGVFAISMVDNILRPLMVKGKTKMPTILIFFSILGGIKLFGFIGFIIGPLVLAIFISVMDIFRYSEERHKGV, from the coding sequence ATTTTTGTTGTAACTGTCTTTGGTTATCTCGCCTATCTTATACTCAAGCCCTTTTCATCCCCCATATCATGGGGGATAGTATTTTCTCTTGTTTTTTATCCCTTGTATGCATATCTTTTAAAATACATAAAAAATTCGACTATAGCATCTATTGCCACACTTTTGATAATTATAGTCATAATAATAGGTCCATTTATGTATCTTGGCTATCTCATTACCCAGGAGCTTAATACGCTCATAGAATATTTAAAATCTCAAGAGCTTAACTCATTGGACAAGATCATGGATTACCCTATCTTAAGTAAGCTTAGCAAGAAGATCCTCTCCACATTTAATATAACCCAGGCAGAATTGAAAAAGACTATTATAAGCAACCTGACAGAATGGGGTAAAAACATGTTAGGAGGGATTACACATGGTTTGGGAAATATTTTATCCTTCATAATGGATGTTTTATTTATTTTCCTTACCGTATTCTTTCTTTTTATGGATGGACCAAAATTTCTTGCCAAGATACAGGACTATATGCCTTTTTCTAAAGGACAGAAGGAAAAACTCATTAAACAAGTAAAAGATGTAATCATTTCAACAATCTATGGTGGTGTAACCATAGCATTTTTACAAGGTTTAATAGGTGGTATGGCATTCTCATTGCTTGGCATACCTTCTGCTGTGTTATGGGGGATGTCCATGTTTTTTGCATCTTTTATACCTATATTAGGGACATTTATAATTTGGGGTCCTGGTGTAGTCTATCTTTTATTCAAAGGATTCTATTTAAAGGGTTTTATACTAATCCTTGTAGGTGTTTTTGCCATAAGCATGGTGGATAATATATTGAGGCCCCTTATGGTGAAGGGCAAGACAAAGATGCCTACCATTCTAATATTCTTCAGTATATTGGGCGGTATTAAATTATTCGGATTTATAGGTTTTATTATAGGCCCATTAGTCCTTGCCATATTCATATCTGTTATGGATATATTTCGTTATTCAGAAGAGAGACATAAAGGGGTTTAG
- a CDS encoding YtxH domain-containing protein — protein MSEYEKGFGAGSIILSFFIGGIVGAGIALLVAPKSGPETRKQIKELAESAKEKAETYIEKVKEKASAAVEKGKDFIEKEKSIIKTAVDAGREAFERERQKDA, from the coding sequence ATGTCAGAGTATGAAAAAGGATTTGGTGCCGGCTCTATCATCCTATCATTTTTTATAGGTGGTATTGTAGGGGCAGGGATTGCCTTGCTTGTTGCCCCAAAATCTGGCCCTGAAACAAGAAAACAGATAAAAGAGCTTGCTGAAAGTGCTAAAGAGAAGGCAGAGACGTATATAGAAAAGGTTAAGGAAAAGGCTTCTGCTGCAGTAGAGAAAGGAAAGGATTTTATCGAAAAAGAGAAATCCATTATTAAAACTGCTGTAGATGCTGGTAGAGAGGCCTTTGAAAGAGAAAGGCAGAAAGACGCTTAG
- a CDS encoding DUF948 domain-containing protein, with protein MNSIFLGIIAMAFLAASIVFIYFLLVIKKKFYDLEKTVKTIEESLLPATEELPKTLMSIKNFADNMTYITEDLKELSGSLRIMADNIRNITSSIEKTTRMTSMHISGFKAGINAAFNVIKNHYFKKGDKK; from the coding sequence ATGAACAGTATTTTTCTTGGCATAATTGCAATGGCATTTTTGGCAGCATCAATAGTGTTTATATATTTTCTATTAGTGATAAAGAAAAAGTTCTATGATTTAGAAAAAACAGTAAAGACAATAGAGGAGTCGCTTTTACCAGCCACAGAAGAACTGCCAAAGACCCTTATGTCTATTAAAAATTTTGCTGACAATATGACTTATATTACAGAAGATTTAAAAGAACTATCAGGGTCCTTAAGGATTATGGCAGACAATATAAGAAATATTACCTCATCCATAGAAAAAACAACAAGGATGACCAGCATGCATATATCGGGTTTTAAAGCAGGTATTAATGCGGCATTTAATGTAATAAAAAACCACTATTTTAAAAAAGGCGATAAAAAATAA